The Sorangiineae bacterium MSr11367 genome window below encodes:
- a CDS encoding metallophosphoesterase: MTTKKSAWKSIETKHMEERDSLFRGLAKLDRRSFMKVSLAAGAAVASQGLVTPHSFQPVKVAYGQTPGGQKGNFRFAYISDSHLYERKLNDRFVNALMRAVDDVNAMDPQPDFVFYGGDLAQLGQPKELELGAQILKSLKAPLRMMVGEHDWYYDLGDKWRELFGQPQYSFDHKGVHCVVLNSVVEKDFWTARKLSAMDRMKTVAGLDNGVQSPFTVGDEGRAWLQKDLAKIPASTPLIVFSHSPLYKLYKPWNFWTDDAEQVQAILRKFQNVTVLHGHTHQLLSNRIGNMSFHGFLSTAWPWPYAPEGLPELTVQMARPDPFDPQDGCGDGSVQVLANGLVDKVYNLWNRNPVTVRSSFLSSKGGKDKPAAAVRTSF; this comes from the coding sequence ATGACGACCAAAAAGAGCGCCTGGAAGAGCATCGAAACGAAGCACATGGAGGAGCGCGATAGCCTGTTTCGCGGACTCGCGAAGCTGGATCGCCGGAGCTTCATGAAGGTATCGCTCGCCGCCGGTGCCGCGGTGGCCAGCCAGGGTCTGGTCACGCCGCACTCGTTCCAACCGGTGAAGGTGGCCTACGGGCAGACACCGGGCGGGCAAAAAGGGAATTTCCGTTTCGCGTACATTTCCGATTCGCACTTGTACGAGCGGAAGCTCAATGACCGATTCGTCAACGCACTGATGCGCGCGGTGGACGACGTGAATGCGATGGATCCGCAGCCGGACTTCGTCTTCTACGGCGGCGATCTGGCGCAGCTCGGGCAGCCGAAGGAGCTCGAACTGGGTGCGCAGATCCTGAAGAGCCTGAAGGCCCCGCTCCGCATGATGGTGGGCGAGCACGATTGGTATTACGACTTGGGCGACAAGTGGCGGGAGCTCTTCGGGCAGCCGCAATACTCGTTCGACCACAAAGGCGTGCACTGCGTGGTGCTCAACAGCGTCGTCGAGAAGGACTTCTGGACGGCGCGCAAGCTCTCGGCCATGGACCGCATGAAGACGGTGGCGGGCCTCGACAACGGCGTGCAGAGCCCCTTCACCGTGGGCGACGAAGGTCGCGCGTGGCTGCAGAAGGACCTGGCGAAGATCCCCGCGTCGACGCCGCTCATCGTCTTTTCGCACTCACCGCTCTACAAGCTGTACAAGCCGTGGAACTTCTGGACCGATGACGCCGAACAGGTGCAGGCCATCCTGCGCAAGTTCCAAAACGTGACGGTGCTCCACGGGCATACGCATCAATTGCTGAGCAATCGCATCGGCAACATGTCGTTCCACGGATTCCTCTCCACCGCGTGGCCTTGGCCGTACGCGCCGGAGGGGCTGCCCGAGCTCACCGTTCAAATGGCGCGACCGGATCCGTTCGATCCTCAGGATGGCTGCGGAGATGGTTCGGTGCAGGTGTTGGCCAATGGCTTGGTCGACAAAGTTTACAATCTTTGGAACCGCAATCCGGTGACGGTGCGGTCGTCGTTCCTGTCGAGCAAGGGCGGCAAGGACAAACCGGCGGCTGCCGTGCGGACGAGCTTCTGA
- a CDS encoding LysR family transcriptional regulator, whose product MSLLLDDPGVGMASVLAFVRTAETGSFARAAVSLGRTPSGIAKAVSRLEQRLGGALFTRTTRTLSLTECGEVVLEHARNVVESIASAEAAITAARSGPRGRLKVSVPHGLGRAVVLPSLPQFARAYPEIRVEMDFEGRPVDVVGGGYDVVLRTGKAPDSGLRAKRVGRVREILCAAPSYLARRGIPRTLEELSRHDCIRYRSPKTGRVQAWTRARDDAANVPATLVFNTADAVVFALRSGMGIAQVTECTVRTDLAEGALIPLFDEPRPDDAGRDVWLIWPADRHHQPKVRAFIDHTAALFAR is encoded by the coding sequence ATGAGCCTTCTTCTGGACGACCCCGGGGTGGGGATGGCGAGCGTGCTCGCCTTCGTGCGCACCGCGGAAACCGGCAGCTTCGCGCGTGCGGCGGTGTCGCTCGGGCGCACGCCGTCGGGCATCGCCAAGGCGGTCTCCCGGTTGGAGCAGCGGCTCGGCGGCGCGCTCTTCACGCGAACGACGCGCACCCTGAGCCTCACCGAGTGCGGCGAGGTCGTGCTCGAGCACGCCAGGAACGTCGTGGAGAGCATCGCCTCCGCGGAAGCCGCCATCACCGCCGCACGCAGTGGCCCGCGCGGCCGGCTCAAGGTGAGCGTGCCCCACGGTTTGGGGCGCGCCGTCGTCTTACCGAGCCTGCCGCAGTTTGCGCGCGCGTATCCGGAGATCCGTGTCGAGATGGACTTCGAGGGGCGCCCCGTCGACGTGGTCGGCGGCGGCTACGACGTGGTGCTGCGCACCGGAAAGGCGCCCGACAGCGGCCTTCGCGCCAAGCGGGTCGGCCGGGTGCGCGAGATCCTCTGCGCGGCCCCCTCGTACCTCGCGCGCCGCGGCATCCCGCGCACCCTCGAAGAGCTTTCCCGCCACGATTGCATCCGTTACCGCTCCCCCAAGACGGGGCGCGTCCAAGCGTGGACCCGCGCGCGCGATGACGCCGCCAACGTGCCCGCGACCCTCGTCTTCAACACGGCGGACGCCGTCGTCTTCGCGCTTCGCTCGGGCATGGGCATCGCCCAAGTCACCGAATGCACGGTACGCACCGACCTCGCCGAGGGCGCCCTGATCCCCTTGTTCGACGAGCCCCGCCCCGACGACGCCGGTCGCGACGTCTGGCTCATCTGGCCGGCCGATCGCCATCATCAACCCAAGGTGCGGGCCTTCATCGATCACACGGCGGCCCTCTTCGCTCGTTGA
- a CDS encoding cyclase family protein, whose protein sequence is MKASFTKSAVGISALLFFSWLAGCTPAQARPPAATTPTSAAPRSESVGKSPWGPNDEIGTLNMMTVESRTAILSRLDVRKVYDLSTDYFQGMPSFDAFGDPHYQIWMTHTPRGTGVDDPAKVGNAHNDKVSYTGDAISMYTHTGTHIDALNHFGLDGEVYNGVKADGHLGDHGWTRNGVDKMPPILARGVLIDVAASKGVAVLPNSYAITLADMQAALARQSTALQPGDVVLVRTGRMSLWPDRARYGGNEPGLSFEAAQWLAEEKHVMVIGSDAFAPEVLPSPRKDNWIPLHTYLLAQRGIPIIEVINLEELARDRTYEFAFIAAPLRLRGASAAPFRPIAIPLRPKS, encoded by the coding sequence ATGAAAGCCTCGTTCACGAAGTCCGCCGTGGGCATCTCGGCCCTTTTGTTTTTCAGTTGGCTTGCCGGATGCACCCCAGCGCAGGCACGTCCCCCGGCCGCCACGACCCCGACGTCGGCCGCGCCGCGCTCCGAATCCGTCGGCAAAAGCCCATGGGGGCCCAACGACGAAATTGGCACGCTCAACATGATGACCGTCGAATCGCGCACGGCGATCCTGTCGCGCCTCGACGTGCGCAAGGTCTACGATCTCTCGACAGACTATTTCCAAGGCATGCCGAGCTTCGACGCCTTCGGCGATCCGCACTACCAGATCTGGATGACGCACACGCCCCGCGGCACCGGCGTCGACGATCCGGCCAAGGTGGGGAACGCCCACAACGACAAGGTCTCATACACCGGCGATGCCATTTCGATGTACACGCACACGGGCACGCACATCGATGCGCTCAACCACTTCGGCCTCGACGGAGAGGTCTACAACGGCGTGAAGGCCGACGGCCACCTCGGCGACCACGGTTGGACGCGCAATGGCGTCGACAAGATGCCGCCGATCCTCGCGCGCGGTGTGCTCATCGACGTGGCCGCCTCGAAGGGCGTGGCGGTGCTCCCCAACTCGTACGCGATCACCTTGGCCGATATGCAAGCCGCCCTCGCCCGCCAATCGACGGCCTTGCAGCCGGGCGACGTCGTTCTCGTCCGAACGGGCCGCATGTCGCTCTGGCCGGATCGGGCGCGCTACGGCGGAAACGAACCCGGCCTCTCCTTCGAAGCCGCCCAATGGCTGGCCGAAGAGAAGCACGTCATGGTCATCGGCAGCGATGCGTTCGCGCCGGAGGTGCTTCCCTCGCCCCGGAAGGACAACTGGATTCCCCTCCACACGTACCTGCTCGCCCAACGAGGCATCCCCATCATCGAGGTGATCAACCTCGAGGAGCTCGCGCGCGACCGCACGTACGAATTCGCCTTCATCGCCGCGCCGCTGCGATTGCGGGGTGCGTCGGCGGCGCCGTTCCGGCCCATCGCGATACCGCTACGCCCCAAATCGTGA
- a CDS encoding RNA-binding protein, which translates to MGNRLYVGNLSFQTSQESIREAFARFGEVAEVYVVSDRETGQPRGFAFVTMGSAQAASDAINEMNGALLDGRPLKVNEAQERPERGGGGGGGPRRGPGGGGGGRGGGGGGRGGGGGGGRNRW; encoded by the coding sequence ATGGGCAATCGGCTCTACGTTGGCAACCTTTCGTTCCAGACCTCTCAGGAATCCATTCGCGAGGCGTTTGCGCGCTTCGGCGAAGTCGCTGAGGTGTACGTCGTTTCCGATCGGGAAACCGGTCAGCCCCGTGGCTTTGCGTTCGTGACCATGGGTTCGGCTCAAGCGGCGTCTGATGCCATCAACGAGATGAACGGCGCGCTTCTCGATGGCCGTCCGTTGAAGGTCAACGAGGCCCAAGAGCGCCCGGAGCGTGGCGGCGGCGGTGGCGGTGGCCCCCGACGCGGTCCCGGCGGTGGCGGTGGGGGTCGTGGCGGTGGTGGTGGTGGACGTGGCGGTGGCGGCGGCGGCGGCCGCAATCGCTGGTAG
- a CDS encoding nuclear transport factor 2 family protein yields MDTRTVVERFFDRLTAGAVEDVAALVSDPVDWYIPGHEAIAPWLGRRTRRHEVEEVYRLLFRNVEPIRFAMHDIVVEGNVAVASGEFASRMLATGNVYESLLFVHFTVVDGQIVRYRLLEDTYGLVRAMSAHPSHPAV; encoded by the coding sequence ATGGATACACGCACCGTCGTGGAGCGCTTCTTCGATCGACTTACTGCCGGCGCGGTGGAGGATGTCGCCGCCTTGGTCTCGGATCCGGTCGACTGGTACATCCCCGGGCATGAAGCCATTGCCCCATGGCTTGGACGGCGCACACGCCGCCACGAGGTGGAGGAGGTGTACCGGCTTCTGTTCCGCAACGTCGAGCCCATTCGATTCGCGATGCACGACATCGTCGTCGAAGGCAACGTGGCCGTGGCCAGCGGAGAATTCGCCTCGCGCATGCTCGCCACGGGCAACGTCTACGAATCGCTGCTCTTCGTGCATTTCACCGTCGTGGACGGCCAGATCGTGCGCTATCGCCTGCTGGAAGACACCTACGGGCTCGTGCGCGCCATGAGCGCGCACCCTTCACACCCAGCGGTGTGA
- a CDS encoding terminase codes for MNSRHDESVLARQWNNYRSVHHSRKNLLIHLLMVPVFMAGTVSVGAGVVLAILGKAGAFGAAGAIAGGLFAMILSIGLQGVGHKAEERAPEPFAGPKDVVLRIFAEQWITFPRYVLSGQFARALSGS; via the coding sequence ATGAACTCCCGACACGATGAATCGGTTCTCGCCCGTCAGTGGAACAACTACCGCAGCGTGCATCACAGCCGGAAAAACCTGCTGATTCACCTGCTCATGGTGCCGGTCTTCATGGCCGGCACCGTTTCCGTCGGCGCGGGCGTCGTGCTGGCCATCCTGGGCAAGGCCGGCGCGTTCGGGGCGGCGGGCGCCATCGCCGGCGGGCTCTTCGCCATGATCCTCTCGATCGGCCTTCAAGGCGTCGGTCACAAGGCGGAGGAGCGTGCCCCGGAGCCCTTCGCCGGGCCGAAGGACGTCGTCCTGCGCATCTTCGCCGAGCAGTGGATCACGTTCCCGCGCTACGTGCTGAGCGGCCAGTTCGCGCGTGCGTTGTCGGGATCATGA
- a CDS encoding sulfatase-like hydrolase/transferase, translated as MFSRAALLFVPFVSVAAFVAGCSRSDASPASAATSNASAAPSNAPAVDASVAAAPRPPFNVLLITIDSLRADMPWAGYKRPIAPRLTELAGRSTVYTQAYSTSSFTSKSLVGFLSGRYPSELQRTGVFFTRYKDNPPFLCELLAKEQIPCMTGQAHAYLDKGYAGLDRGFAEWKLVPKITFDYNTDPHVTSQKLTPLAIELLSNEKLRGDGSRPFFAWFHYMDPHDKYQGHDESPHWGTRPRDLYDEEVFYTDLWIGKLLDFVAKEPWGARTAIIVSADHGEAFGEHGRIKHAHELYEELVHVPLMAFVPGQAAGRRIESTRSALDLTPTIADLLGAKPLEGLHGKSFAPELLGEPPAPSHDIVTDLPEDEFNQRRRTFRHEDAKLIARGKDQSFELFDLKNDPREEKDLFGKDKELTRDMMARYKEASRAIADVAPVGGIPVRKD; from the coding sequence GTGTTTTCTCGAGCCGCCCTCCTGTTCGTGCCCTTCGTTTCGGTCGCCGCCTTCGTCGCGGGTTGCTCGCGCAGCGATGCGAGCCCTGCTTCGGCGGCCACGTCCAACGCGTCCGCGGCGCCGTCCAATGCGCCCGCCGTGGATGCCTCGGTGGCAGCCGCACCGCGCCCGCCGTTCAACGTGCTGCTCATCACCATCGACAGCTTGCGCGCGGACATGCCGTGGGCCGGGTACAAGCGGCCGATTGCTCCGCGCCTGACGGAGCTCGCGGGGCGCTCAACGGTGTACACGCAGGCGTACTCCACCTCGTCGTTCACGTCGAAAAGCTTGGTCGGCTTCCTGAGCGGGCGTTACCCGTCGGAGCTTCAACGCACGGGCGTCTTCTTCACGCGCTACAAGGACAACCCGCCGTTCTTGTGCGAGCTGCTCGCCAAGGAGCAGATCCCCTGCATGACCGGCCAGGCCCACGCGTACCTCGACAAGGGTTACGCCGGCCTGGATCGCGGCTTTGCCGAGTGGAAGCTCGTGCCGAAGATCACGTTCGACTACAACACCGACCCGCACGTCACGAGCCAGAAGCTCACGCCGCTGGCCATCGAGCTTTTGAGCAACGAGAAGCTGCGGGGCGATGGATCGCGCCCGTTCTTCGCGTGGTTCCACTACATGGACCCGCACGACAAGTACCAGGGGCACGACGAGTCGCCGCACTGGGGCACGCGCCCGCGCGATCTCTACGACGAGGAGGTGTTCTACACCGACCTGTGGATCGGCAAGCTGCTCGACTTCGTGGCCAAGGAACCTTGGGGCGCGCGCACCGCGATCATCGTGAGCGCCGACCACGGGGAGGCCTTCGGGGAGCACGGGCGGATCAAGCACGCGCACGAGTTGTACGAGGAGCTGGTGCACGTGCCGCTCATGGCCTTCGTCCCGGGACAGGCCGCCGGACGCCGCATCGAGTCCACGCGCAGCGCGCTGGATCTGACGCCGACCATCGCCGACTTGCTCGGCGCCAAGCCGCTGGAAGGCTTGCACGGAAAGAGCTTCGCGCCGGAGCTGCTCGGCGAGCCGCCCGCACCGTCGCACGACATCGTGACCGATCTGCCGGAGGACGAGTTCAATCAGCGGCGTCGTACCTTCCGGCACGAAGACGCAAAGCTCATCGCGCGCGGTAAAGACCAAAGCTTCGAGCTGTTCGATTTGAAGAACGACCCGCGCGAGGAAAAGGATCTCTTTGGCAAAGACAAGGAGCTCACCCGCGACATGATGGCGCGGTACAAAGAGGCATCCCGGGCCATTGCCGACGTGGCGCCGGTAGGTGGAATTCCGGTTCGCAAAGACTGA
- a CDS encoding RNA polymerase sigma factor: protein MLRRARQLLDEDAARDVVQEIFVSLLADPTQLGGKNSVVAWLYTVTTHKCLNRLRNERTRGRILGLRGRSMPEGHDPRPEQSLAMRDFLAGLPEDLGMAAVHSWLDGMSHEEVALALDCSARRVGYLLEQVRARAAKKGLSW from the coding sequence GTGCTTCGTCGTGCGCGCCAGCTGCTCGACGAGGACGCGGCGCGCGATGTCGTGCAGGAGATCTTCGTGTCGCTCCTGGCCGATCCAACCCAATTGGGCGGGAAGAACTCCGTCGTGGCATGGCTTTACACGGTCACGACGCACAAGTGCCTCAATCGATTGCGAAACGAGCGAACGCGCGGGCGTATTCTCGGCCTTCGTGGCCGGTCGATGCCCGAGGGGCACGATCCGCGACCGGAGCAATCGCTGGCCATGCGCGATTTCCTCGCGGGGCTTCCCGAGGACCTCGGGATGGCCGCCGTCCATTCGTGGCTCGATGGCATGTCCCACGAGGAGGTTGCCCTCGCCTTGGACTGCTCGGCGCGGCGCGTGGGTTATCTCCTCGAACAGGTTCGCGCGCGCGCCGCGAAGAAAGGACTCTCATGGTGA